The following are encoded together in the Bradyrhizobium genosp. L genome:
- a CDS encoding amino acid ABC transporter substrate-binding protein, translating to MRTFRGGLTIGLAVAVLIAAAAITYERYDTRTLKRTIRRGEVLCGVNKGLPGFSIPDDKGNWSGFDVDFCRAVASAIFDDPTKAKFVPLDASERFKELQARKVDILSRNSTWSMSREVNYDLYFPAVAYYDGQGFMIPRGRNIDTALGLDGSKVCVQSNTTTQLNLADYFRANNMKYTEMKFDKLDDVVKAYDSGQCDTLTSDASQLYALRLNLSKPSDHMILADIISKEPLAPVVRLRDDDWMMIVKWTLYAMINAEELGITSKNIDEALKSKKPEVMRLVGTEGTYGEDLGLTKDWAVRIIRHVGNYGEVYDRNVGADSKLKIPRGMNQLWNAGGVQYAPPIR from the coding sequence GATCGCGGCCGCTGCCATCACCTATGAGCGCTACGACACAAGGACGCTGAAGCGCACCATCCGCCGCGGCGAGGTGCTGTGCGGCGTCAACAAGGGCCTGCCGGGCTTCTCGATTCCGGACGACAAGGGCAACTGGAGCGGCTTCGACGTCGACTTCTGCCGCGCCGTGGCCTCCGCGATCTTCGACGACCCGACCAAAGCGAAATTCGTCCCGCTCGACGCCAGCGAGCGCTTCAAGGAGCTGCAAGCCCGCAAGGTCGACATCCTCTCGCGCAACTCCACCTGGAGCATGTCGCGCGAGGTCAATTACGACCTGTATTTCCCGGCGGTCGCCTATTATGACGGCCAGGGCTTCATGATCCCGCGCGGGCGTAACATCGATACCGCGCTCGGTCTCGACGGCAGCAAGGTCTGCGTGCAGTCCAACACCACGACCCAGCTCAACCTCGCCGACTATTTCCGTGCCAACAACATGAAGTACACGGAGATGAAGTTCGACAAGCTCGACGACGTCGTGAAAGCCTATGATTCCGGCCAGTGCGACACGCTGACCTCGGATGCCTCCCAGCTCTACGCGCTCCGCCTCAACCTCTCGAAGCCGAGCGATCACATGATCCTGGCCGACATCATCTCCAAGGAGCCCCTGGCACCGGTGGTGCGGCTGCGCGACGACGACTGGATGATGATCGTGAAGTGGACGCTCTACGCCATGATCAACGCGGAAGAGCTCGGCATCACCTCGAAGAACATCGACGAGGCGCTGAAGTCGAAGAAGCCCGAAGTGATGCGGCTGGTCGGCACCGAAGGCACCTATGGCGAGGACCTCGGCCTGACCAAGGACTGGGCGGTGCGCATCATCCGGCATGTCGGCAATTACGGCGAGGTCTACGACCGCAACGTCGGCGCCGACTCCAAGCTCAAGATCCCGCGCGGCATGAACCAGTTGTGGAATGCCGGCGGCGTGCAATACGCGCCGCCGATCAGATAA
- a CDS encoding acyl-CoA dehydrogenase family protein yields MALVLTEEQTMLRDSARGLISDKAPVSHLRALRDGKDATGFSRELWKTFAEMGFSGLLVPEKFGGSGLGCVEAGIVMEEIGRTLMPSPFLATSVVAASALARGGSEAQQAQYLPGISDGSLLAAFAVDEGAKHRPLQTKLQAARAGNGFKLSGDKAFVVDGHTADLLIVAARTAGGAGDSNGLTLFLVDPKAKGLAVEHTAMVDSHNAARIVFDNVEVDADSVLGEVDQGFGLLEGVLNIGRGAVASEMVGLSEEVFGRTVTYLKERKQFGKAIGEFQALQHRAAELYIDIEITRAAVLKALQALDADVEKAANAVSVAKARAGTTATRAVQEGVQMHGGMGMTDQFDIGFFMKRARVCQELFGDANFHADQLARGKGY; encoded by the coding sequence ATGGCCCTCGTCCTCACCGAAGAACAAACCATGCTGCGCGACAGTGCGCGCGGCCTCATCAGCGACAAGGCGCCGGTGTCGCATCTACGCGCGCTGCGCGACGGCAAGGATGCCACCGGCTTCTCCCGCGAGCTCTGGAAGACCTTCGCCGAGATGGGCTTCTCCGGCCTGCTGGTGCCGGAAAAATTCGGCGGCAGCGGGCTCGGCTGTGTCGAGGCCGGCATCGTGATGGAGGAGATCGGCCGCACCCTGATGCCGTCGCCGTTCCTTGCGACCTCGGTGGTCGCGGCATCGGCGCTGGCGCGCGGCGGCAGCGAGGCGCAGCAGGCGCAGTATTTGCCTGGCATTTCAGACGGCTCATTGCTTGCGGCGTTCGCGGTCGACGAGGGCGCAAAGCACCGCCCGCTGCAAACCAAGTTGCAGGCCGCGCGCGCCGGCAACGGGTTCAAGCTCTCGGGCGACAAGGCGTTTGTCGTCGACGGCCACACGGCCGATCTCTTGATCGTCGCGGCGCGCACGGCAGGCGGCGCCGGCGATAGCAACGGGTTGACCCTTTTCCTGGTCGATCCGAAGGCGAAGGGGCTCGCCGTCGAGCACACCGCGATGGTCGATTCGCACAATGCGGCGCGCATCGTGTTCGACAATGTCGAGGTTGATGCCGACAGCGTGCTCGGCGAGGTCGACCAGGGCTTCGGACTGCTCGAAGGCGTGCTCAATATCGGCCGCGGCGCGGTCGCTTCCGAAATGGTCGGCCTGAGCGAGGAGGTGTTCGGCCGCACCGTGACCTATCTCAAGGAACGCAAGCAGTTCGGCAAGGCGATCGGCGAATTCCAGGCGCTGCAGCATCGCGCCGCCGAGCTCTATATCGACATCGAGATCACGCGCGCGGCCGTGCTGAAGGCGCTGCAGGCGCTCGATGCCGATGTCGAGAAGGCCGCGAATGCGGTGTCGGTCGCCAAGGCACGCGCCGGCACCACGGCGACGCGGGCGGTGCAGGAGGGCGTGCAGATGCATGGCGGCATGGGTATGACCGACCAGTTCGACATCGGCTTCTTCATGAAGCGCGCCCGGGTCTGCCAGGAACTGTTCGGCGATGCCAATTTCCACGCGGATCAATTGGCGCGCGGCAAGGGGTATTGA
- a CDS encoding acyl-CoA dehydrogenase family protein: MADLERFRSETRAWLEQNCPPEMRKPMTSDGDTFWGGRNTKFSSDAQRVWFERMRDKGWTVPHWPREYGGGGLDGEEAKIVRQEMAAMGARQPLTSFGISMLGPALLKYGTEEQKKEHLPKITAGLIRWCQGYSEPNAGSDLASLQTRAVGDGDDYVINGQKIWTSYANYADWIFCLVRTDPAAKKHDGISFILFDMASKGVSTKPILLISGYSPFCETFFDNVRVPKSHVVGTVNRGWDVAKYLLQHERAMISGMGERGVGRPLGQIAADSVGADAQGRLDDAQLRSQIASFEVDEAALAAAAERAVDLAKAGQSHPAFSSAMKYYGTELNKRRYEILMSAGGIDALEWESDRSRGGARPRAWLRTKANSIEGGTSEVMLGIVAKRILDLPGA, translated from the coding sequence ATGGCTGACCTCGAAAGATTCCGCAGCGAGACCCGCGCCTGGCTCGAGCAGAACTGCCCTCCCGAGATGCGCAAACCGATGACCTCGGATGGCGACACCTTCTGGGGCGGCCGCAACACCAAATTTTCGTCCGACGCGCAGCGCGTCTGGTTCGAGCGGATGCGCGACAAGGGCTGGACCGTGCCGCACTGGCCCAGGGAATATGGCGGCGGCGGCCTCGACGGCGAGGAGGCCAAGATCGTGCGCCAGGAGATGGCCGCAATGGGCGCGCGGCAGCCGCTGACCTCGTTCGGCATCTCGATGCTCGGGCCGGCGCTGCTGAAATACGGCACCGAGGAGCAGAAGAAGGAGCATTTGCCCAAGATCACCGCGGGCCTGATCCGCTGGTGCCAGGGCTATTCCGAGCCGAACGCCGGCTCCGATCTCGCCTCGCTGCAGACCCGCGCGGTCGGCGACGGCGACGACTACGTCATCAACGGCCAGAAGATCTGGACCTCCTATGCCAACTATGCCGACTGGATCTTCTGCCTGGTGCGGACCGATCCGGCCGCGAAGAAGCATGACGGCATCAGTTTCATTCTGTTCGACATGGCCTCGAAAGGCGTGTCGACCAAGCCGATTCTCCTGATCTCCGGCTATTCGCCGTTCTGCGAAACCTTCTTCGATAACGTTCGCGTGCCGAAGTCGCATGTCGTGGGCACCGTCAATCGCGGCTGGGATGTCGCGAAATACCTGCTGCAGCATGAGCGCGCGATGATCTCGGGCATGGGCGAGCGCGGCGTCGGCCGGCCGCTCGGCCAGATCGCGGCCGACTCGGTCGGTGCGGATGCGCAAGGCAGGCTCGACGATGCGCAGCTGCGCAGCCAGATCGCGAGCTTCGAGGTCGACGAGGCCGCGCTTGCCGCGGCTGCGGAGCGAGCGGTCGATCTTGCCAAGGCGGGCCAGTCGCATCCGGCGTTCTCCTCGGCGATGAAATATTACGGCACCGAGCTCAACAAGCGCCGCTACGAGATCCTGATGTCGGCCGGCGGCATCGACGCGCTGGAATGGGAGAGCGACCGCTCCCGCGGCGGCGCCCGCCCGCGCGCCTGGCTGCGCACCAAGGCCAACTCGATCGAGGGCGGCACGTCGGAGGTGATGCTCGGCATCGTGGCGAAACGCATCCTGGATCTGCCGGGGGCGTGA
- a CDS encoding carboxymuconolactone decarboxylase family protein, with the protein MRLKLLPPGEMNAAQKETYDESIAGKRGAPPAPMMAWLNSPEMARHATRLGEVLRFDTVFPAKLSEIAILVTARHWTAHYEWYAHKRLALKGGLDPKIIEDIRVRRTPTFDDHKAKVIYDVAKALHEGHGLPKALYDEAVEVLSLRGLVEIIGLCGYYTMVSMTLNTFEFELPGGELSELA; encoded by the coding sequence ATGCGGCTGAAGCTCCTTCCGCCTGGCGAAATGAACGCCGCACAAAAAGAAACCTACGACGAATCGATCGCCGGCAAACGCGGCGCCCCGCCGGCGCCAATGATGGCCTGGCTCAACAGTCCCGAGATGGCGCGGCACGCGACGCGGCTCGGCGAGGTGCTGCGCTTCGACACCGTATTTCCGGCCAAGCTTTCGGAGATCGCGATCCTCGTCACCGCGCGGCACTGGACCGCGCATTACGAATGGTACGCCCACAAGCGGCTCGCGCTGAAGGGCGGCCTCGATCCAAAAATCATCGAGGACATCCGCGTCCGCCGCACGCCGACTTTCGACGACCACAAGGCCAAAGTGATCTACGACGTCGCCAAAGCGCTGCACGAGGGCCACGGCCTGCCCAAGGCGCTCTATGACGAGGCCGTCGAAGTGCTGAGCCTGCGCGGCCTGGTCGAAATCATCGGCCTCTGCGGCTACTACACGATGGTGTCGATGACGCTGAACACCTTCGAGTTCGAGCTGCCCGGCGGGGAGTTGTCGGAGCTGGCGTAG